The Miscanthus floridulus cultivar M001 chromosome 7, ASM1932011v1, whole genome shotgun sequence genome includes a region encoding these proteins:
- the LOC136467338 gene encoding aquaporin PIP2-4-like has protein sequence MGKDIETSGPEAGEFSAKDYTDPPPAPLIDAEELTKWSLYRAVIAEFIATLLFLYITVATVIGYKHQTDAGPDAACGGVGILGIAWAFGGMIFILVYCTAGISGGHINPAVTFGLFLARKVSLVRALLYIIAQCLGAICGVGLVKGFQSAYYVRYGGGANGLSDGYSKGTGLAAEIIGTFVLVYTVFSATDPKRNARDSHVPVLAPLPIGFAVFMVHLATIPITGTGINPARSLGAAVIYNNDKAWDDQWIFWVGPLIGAAIAAAYHQYVLRASATKLGSSYRSNA, from the exons ATGGGGAAGGACATCGAAACATCGGGGCCCGAGGCCGGCGAGTTCTCGGCCAAGGACTACACCGACCCTCCGCCGGCGCCGCTCATCGACGCAGAGGAGCTCACCAAGTGGTCGCTGTACCGCGCGGTCATCGCCGAGTTCATCGCCACGCTGCTCTTCCTCTACATCACCGTGGCCACCGTCATCGGGTACAAGCACCAGACGGACGCGGGCCCCGACGCGGCGTGCGGCGGCGTCGGCATCCTCGGCATCGCCTGGGCCTTCGGCGGCATGATCTTCATCCTCGTCTACTGCACCGCCGGCATCTCAG GTGGGCACATCAACCCGGCCGTGACCTTCGGCCTGTTCCTGGCGAGGAAGGTGTCCCTGGTCCGCGCGCTGCTCTATATCATCGCGCAGTGCCTGGGCGCCATCTGCGGCGTGGGGCTCGTCAAGGGCTTCCAGAGCGCCTACTACGTGCGCTACGGCGGCGGCGCCAACGGGCTCAGCGACGGCTACTCCAAGGGCACCGGCCTCGCCGCCGAGATCATCGGCACCTTCGTGCTCGTCTACACCGTCTTCTCCGCCACCGACCCCAAGCGCAATGCCCGTGACTCCCACGTCCCG GTGTTGGCTCCTCTCCCAATTGGGTTCGCGGTGTTCATGGTGCACCTGGCCACCATCCCCATCACCGGCACCGGCATCAACCCGGCGAGGAGCCTGGGAGCCGCGGTCATCTACAACAACGACAAGGCCTGGGACGACCAA TGGATCTTCTGGGTGGGCCCACTGATCGgcgccgccatcgccgccgcctaCCACCAGTACGTGCTGAGGGCCAGCGCCACCAAGCTCGGGTCGTCCTACCGGAGCAACGCCTAA